In Clostridium ljungdahlii DSM 13528, the genomic window TTACTATAAATTATGCCGCATACCTGGCAGAAATTTTTAGGTCAGGTATTGAATCAATAGACAAAGGACAATTTGAAGCTTCTAAAGTTCTAGGTATGAATTACTGTCAAACTATGATAAAGATAATAATTCCCCAAGCCATTAGAAATGTAATTCCTCCTGTTTGTAACGAAAGTATCAATTTAATAAAAGATTCTGCTTTAGTTGCAACTATAGGTGTGGGAGATCTTCTAAGGGCAGCAAAAGAAGTAGTTACTCGTGATTTTACAATTACTCCTTTTATAATAGCTGCTATACTATATCTTATTTTAACCTCAGTTTTAGTTATGGCCTTTAGAAAATTAGAAAAAAAATATTCTATTAATTAATATTTAAATCAAGTCCTGCTATTTGGTGCTAACAGGACTTGATTTTTCATTTTCTTTGTTTTCTTTGCTATTTTCCAAACATTCCTGTAAACATTCTTCTATTACTTCCATAGTAATCTCAAACTTATTATTATCCTCCAAATTTGGCCCTCCACATCAATTTAATATCATATTACTATAGTATTAACAATATCAAAAAGTGTTAATACTTATATTTAAATTATATTTATAAAATTTATCTTTATTTTAAGTTTATTTTAAGTTTCATGTTGGAAAATATACTCAACAAAATGTAACACAATAATTTATTGTAACTTAGAAAGGAAGATAAGAAATGAACTTTTTACAAAAATTAAATGTAAAATCCAGACTAATTATATCTTTTATAATCATTTCGATGTTTATTTTCATAGTTGGCATGGTAGGAACATCCAGCATTAAATTAATCAATACAAAAGGTCAAGATATGTATGATAAAAATTTTAAAAGTATTTACCTTCTTACTGATACAAAACAAAATTTAACAAAGATGAGTGCAGATCTTACAAAATTAGTTTATGAAACAAATGCTAATGAAAAAAGCTCTGCAATTAGCGATATGAAAAAAGCTAAAAATACTATAAATCAACATATGCAGGAATATAATAAATTGTCTTTAACATCTTCAGAAAAGAAAGAATGGTCATCTGTTCAAAATCAAGTTAAACAATATATGAGTGTTACTGAAATTGCAACTAATTTTGCAGTTAACTCAGATTATACTCATGCTAAATCAGGAGTTGAAAAAATGTCTACTCTTGAAACAAATACTTTTAAAAGCGTTGACAGCCTTATAAAGAGTACTGTCGAAACCTCAAGGATTACAAACGTTAATAACAATAATGTATCTAACTATGTAAATATATTAAGTATCGCATTATCTTTAATAGGCTTTATATTGTCCATATTAATAGGTTTATTTACAGCTAAATACATAAATGATCCATTATCCAGAATAGTAACTCTAGGCAAAAATCTTTGTAATTATGATTTATCACATGTGTATAATGTAAAAAGAAAAGATGAGTTTGGACAAGCTATTAATGAACTTGATAAAGCTCAAAGAAATGTAAAAGATCTTATATTAAAAATTACAAATAATTCTGAAGAAATAGGCGCCTCAAGTGAAGAGCTTTCAGCATCAGTACAAGAAATAACAGCAAAATTTGAAAGTATAGAAAATGATACTAAAAATATACTAAATGAACTTGAAGAAAATAGTGCTTCTTGTGAAGAAATAAGTGCCTCCGTTCAGGAAGTAGATTCTAGTGTAAATGAATTAGCAAAAAATGCTGATGATAGCAGTAAAGCTTCTATTAATTCAAAAAATAAAGCTGCTAATTTCAAAAAACATATAAATGACTCCTTAATAGAAATAAATAATATATATCATGAAAAACAAGAAAATATAATTAGGGCCATTGAAGATGGAAAAGTAGTAGAAAACATTAATAACATGGCAGATACCATCGCTGCAATTGCAGAGCAAACTAATCTTCTAGCACTTAATGCAGCTATCGAAGCAGCAAGAGCTGGAGAACAGGGAAAAGGATTTGTGGTAGTTTCAGAAGAAGTTAAAAAGTTGGCTGAACAATCCTCAAAAGCAGTGGCAAATATTAAAGATACAATTTCTAAAGTTCAATATGCTTTCAGAAATCTTTCAAATAACAGCAATGATATATTGGACTTTGTACAAAGTAATATAGCTCTAGAATTTAAAAATTTTGAAGAAATGAGCAATGAATATTATAAAGATTCTGAATTTATAAGTTCTATATCTGAAAGGGTAGCTGCAATGTCAGAACAATTAAGTGCAACCACAGATCAAGTAAGCACTGCCATTCAAAGCATGACAGAAAATATATTAAAAACATCTAATAACACTGATTCTATAGAAAAAGGTACTCGTGAATCCTCAATAGGTATAAATCAGATTTCTCTTACGGCACAAAGCCAAGCAGAGATGGCTCAAAACTTAAATGAAATAGTTCAAAAGTTTAAATTATAATCACATACAGTCTCTAGATTGAAAGTTAACTTATACAAATCATGTAATGACAAATTTTAACATCATAAAAACTTTTCGCAAGTCTAAAGCTTAGCATTTTGAAAATCTAAGAACCTTAGCTAAACTCGTACCTCAAACATATCTAAGCTCCTAAGATTTTCTAAAATGCTAAGCTAAGACTTATGGAAAAGTTTTTAAAGGTGCTTTCAATTTTGTCATTACATTTTATGTATAAGTTTAAATTTGAATTAGAAACCCTATAGATTGTAGAGTTAACTATCTATAATACATAAAGCTAAAACTTTATGTAGAATGCCTACTGTTTCATATCTTAAAGCAAGAGTAAAGAGCAGATTATTTCATCTATTTTGGCTATAAGCTGTACCTCTTTTTACATAGCAAAAGGTAGGCATACATTTACATTTCAACTAAGCTGTTGTTAAAAAATAAGTAGAGATATTTATTTTTTACTTTCTTACCAGTTAATTTTTCAAGTGCCCTTGCATAATAATAAATTTGGTTTTTGTATTTATCTTTTATATCATCTATATCATCTACATAATCTGTCTTATAGTCTATAAGCACTAATTCTCCATTTTCTTCAAAATAGCAATCTATTATTCCTTGAATAATTATTTTTTCATCTTTATATATTTTATCTGGAAGCTCTTTATATAATTCATTACTTTCTATTTCCATATAAAATGGAGTTTCCCTATAGATATTCTCTGCCTCTTTCATTCTGCTTCCAATTTCAGAATTAAAGAACTTCAATATTTTACCTAGGGGTATTGACTTAACTTCCTCTTCCCTTATAAATTCCCTCTGGACCAGTTTACCTACCTGTTCTTTTATTTCATCGTAAGAATTAACTTTTTTTATATCAATATGCTGCAAGATTAAATGCAAAAGAGTTCCTCTTTCAGCAGCTGTCATACCTTTTTTCTCTCTTAAAAAAAGTGGTTTTTTTAATTGTACCAATTCTACCAAATTCGCACTATCTTCTATATCATTCAAATCAAACCTTCTCTTTAACTCTGATACAGAAAATTTAGCAGGTATCTTACAAGCTTCCTCATATTTATATTTCCAGTTAAGCCTTCTATCCACTTTATCCATATATTGTCCATCATATTCGGTTAAATTAAGTTCTTCAATTTTACCCAGTATATCTACATCTTCCTTTTCTTGAGATACAGTTTTAAAGTCATCTTTTTTATAAATATTTATCTTCCATCTAGAACTGTCCCCTATAACTAGATTTAAATTATCTTCAATTTTAGAAATTTCTCTTATAGACTTTCCACATGGATGCTTAGCCAGTGCAGCCCCTATCCAATCCAAAAAATTTCTAGCACTTATAAGTGAATACTCAGGAAGTTTATTTCCTTTATAAGAAGCACATTCACACCATTTTTGAGTTGTTTTTTCAATATTATTTACCATTCCAGTTATTATAAGTTTTTCTTTTGCTCTGGTAAAGGCAACATATAATATTCTCATTTCCTCTGAAAGAGTTTCTACTTTTAGCTTTTTTCTAAGTACCTGTTTCATAACAGTAGGATAACATATATGCCTTTTTACATTTACATAATCCGGCCCGAGACCTAACTTTTCATGAAAAAGTACTCCTTTACTCATATCCATCAAATTAAACTTTTTTCCTGTACCAGAAAGTATTACTACAGGAAATTCAAGCCCTTTGCTTTTGTGAACACTCATTATCCTGACTACATCTTCATTTTCTCCTAGTATTTTTGCACTTCCTAAATCCCCACTGCTATTTTTAAGTTTGTTCATAAAATTTATAAAATTAAAAAGTCCTTTGTAACTGCTCTTTTCATACTGTTTTGCTCTTTCAAATAACATCCTTAGGTTTGCCTGCCTCTGAATTCCCCCAGGCATAGCACCTATAAAACCGTAATAGCCCGTTTCAGTATAAAGATGCCATATAAATTCATCTATTGGCATATACTTTACTTTTTTTCTCCAGTTGTTAAGTCTTTTCAAGAATTCACTTACTTTATATTTCAAGCCATTTTCCACATACTTTAATGATATATCTGATTCAGGGTCATTTTCCGAAATTATCTTTAATATATCATAAAAATGCATTTTTCTATCTACCATTCTCAAATCTATAAGTTCCTCTGGAGAGAAGGATTCTATAGGAGACCTAAGCACAGCTACAAGTGGAATATCCTGAAGTGGATTATCTATTATTTCAAGTACTGATATTATTGTCTTTACTTCTATATTCTCAAAATATCCGGCAGATATATCTGCAAATACAGGCACTTCTAAACTATTAAGTTCTTCTACAAAAATAGGAGCCCAATTTTGCGTGGCACGCATTAATATTACTATGTCTTTATACATTACATTCCTATAGGACTTCGTATTTTTGTCATATACTTTTAGTGGCTCTACTTCTTCTTTACCATTTATGAGCTCACTTATTTTCTCTGCTACAAGCCGTGCTTCTACCTGAACATTATCTAAAACTTCTTCATTTTCTTGAATTTCTTCACTTTCTTCTTTTTTATCTATTATATTAACCTCTATATCTCTACTATAGTTTCCAGATGAGTTTTCATAATCTGCTGAACTTTTTAAGCTTTCCTCATCCGTATAATCTAATTCTCCTACTTCTCTACACATTATTTGTTTAAACAAATAATTAGTACCTTCTATTATTTCTTTTCTACTTCTAAAATTTTCAGATAATTTTATTTTTCTGTTTTCAGCCGTCTTTTTTTCAGAATAACTATTATATTTCTGCAAAAAAAGTTCAGGTTTAGATTGCCTAAATCTGTATATACTCTGCTTTACATCTCCTACCATAAACAAATTTGAGTCTTTTGATTTTCTACTTATCATATTCATTATAACTTCTTGAACTTCATTGCTATCCTGATATTCATCTATAAATATCTCCTCAAAATATCTCCTATATTCTAAAGCTGCCTCCGAAGGAACTATATTTCCCTCCTCATCTCTATCTGTTAATATTTCAAGACAAAAGTGCTCTATATCACTAAAATCCAGTATCCCTCTTTCCCTTTTTTTCAAGCTGTAATTTTTATCAAACTCTATTACAAGAGAAACCAGACACTTCATCATAGGATATACTTCCTGCATATTTTTATACATATTATCAGAACCTAAAAATATATCTTCTTTTATACTATTTAACTTCTTTTTAACTTCATCCCTTACATTCTTAGCCCTTTCCTTCACTTCTTTAACTTCATCTTTTACTCTTTTAGTGGAAAGCTTGTCAAAACTCAATTGTAAAAACTTTTCTTTTAGTTCTTCCCAAGAATTTAAAAGCAATAATTCCTTTATATTTTCATAATCTTTTTTAAAAGTATCTGCATAGTGCTCAAGTCCCTCTATTCTTTGGATTATGGTAAGTTCTCTTTCTATTCTATTCTTGCATCCCTTAACCTCTACCTCTAGGCTGTGCATAATTATTTTTGCCCAGTGGGTATGTCCAAAATCAAAGTTTTCTTTTACATTAAAATTTTCTACTGCTTGCCTTAACCACTTTTCAGGCCAAGGATTACTTTTTGAAAATTCATAGAGAGAAAGTACCATGTCTTTAAGCTTAATATCATTTTTACTTTTAAAACCGTCTACAAGTTTTAAAAATTCTGTATTTTCTATATCATATTTCTCATCGAAAAGTTCCTCAAGTACATCCTGTTTTAAAAGAACTGCTTCTGTACTGTCGCATATTCTAAAATTAGGGTCTAAATCTATTAAATGAAAATTACTTTTTATAACCTTAAGACAAAAAGCATGTATAGTAATTATATTAGCCTGATTTAAAAGTGTCAGTTGTTTTTGAAGATTTTTTGATCCATAATTTGATTCTAACAGTTTAGAAATTGCCTCCGCTATTCTCTCTTTCATTTCAGAAGCTGCCGCATTTGTAAAGGTAACAACTAATAATTTATCTATATCCACATCTTCATCAATGCTTGTTATCTCCTGTATTATTCTCTCCACTAGCACTGCTGTCTTACCAGTTCCCGCACCCGCTGATACTAATAAATTACACTTAGGAGTAAAAATAGCTTCTCTTTGAGATTCTGTCCAATTTGTATCCATATGTACCACCTTACTAAAATTCATTGACGGTTTCCCCCTAAAGGATAGCGCCTTTCTAAGTGCTTAAAGCACTAATCATCTTGTTAATAGGCATCAGGAGGGAGTTAAAACTCCCTCTGATGCCAATAACTATACTTATTTAATAAACCACTTTATTTTTTCCAGAATTTTTTGCTCTGTACAAGTTCATATCAGCCCTTCTTATTGTATCTTCAACATCTTTATTCTTATTTGTGCATACTGCTATACCCATTGAAACCGTTACATAAGACGAGACTTCATTATACTCTACAGCTTTCTTTTTTATAAGCTCTCCTATATTTATCATTCTCTCATATACAGACATGGAATCTGTAATATTATACATATATATTATAATTTCTTCTCCTCCATATCTAGCTACCATATCCTCGTCTCTTATACTATCTTTTATTATATCACTTACTTTTCTCAGCACCCTATCTCCATATTGATGCCCAAATCTATCATTAAAACTTTTAAAATCATCAATGTCAATCATTACAATAGCAAAACCTTTGCCACAGTCTTTTACCTTTTCTCTTATCACCGAAAAAAAATAATTTCTGTTAAATAGCCCTGTTAAAAAATCCTTTTGAGAATTTTGTTTTATCTTGTTATAAAGTTTATTATTTTCTATACATATAGCTATCTGATTGGTAAGTGCAGTCAATAACTTCATATGTTCGTTATTTAGATAGTTATATATATGATGTTCAACCACGATAACACCTAATAGATTATCTTTTAAATATATAGGCATGAGTATGGAAGAGTGAATTTGAATATTATCATATATATATATATTATCAATACAATTTACTATGCTAGCATTTAGATTACTTATATTTCCTTTATTGTAATCGTTAATACTATAGTGATGTTTTGTATTAGGCAAGTTTGTAGATTTTAATTGAAGTTTTCTATTCTCTAAAAGATATACGCTTGAATAAGTTACCCCTAGAATGCCTATCATTATATCATTTATTATAGAAACTATTTCTCCTCTACCTATTCGCTTGTTTATATACTGACTTATCTCAACTATCAAAGACAACATATCTAGTTTTTTATCTAACTCTATAATCTTTATACTTTGTTTTTGTATAATTCCTTCAGCCATCTTTTGATAAGCTTCATACTCATTTTTAAGTTGATTATATTCATCTGATAATGATGTCAACATAAAACTCTCCCCTATTAAAAATACATATCTAAGCCAAAATTTTCTCTATAAAAGTATATATTCACAAGAAAATTTTTCCTCATGAATATATACAACAATTCCTCATACTATATTATTATAAATTAATATAAACTGCTCATGCTATTTTATTAGTTTCTCTACAAAAAATAATTTTACACTAATTTTCAACTACCTTCTAATTTTATATTATACTACTGTTTATAAATACATCCTAGCATTTTCATACATTATATATCGAATATTTATAACTTTAATTTTCAATATTCGACTTACTATTGTACTTATATTGATGTATATTTTATGTTATTATATGTAAATTACTTTTTCGTAAAAAATGGAAAGTTATCTCCAATTATACTAAGAATTTTCTAATCTCATCTTTCATCTGTTGTTTTTCACATACAGTACTGTGAATAACTTCACTTTTCATTAGTTTCTCTATAGGTTTAGGAATTTCGAGAGAAGCAGTTTTGCTCATTACTTCTATAAGGTCAAAATCTTTTTGATTCTTATACTTATCGTCTAAAGCACTCATTACGGATTTTGTAAATTTAAAAGGACTTGCAGTAGAAACAATAATGGTTTTTGTGTCATCTCCTGTATCCTGAAAATACTTTCTATACACGGAATAAGCCACTGAAGTATGTGTGTCCATTAGGTATTTATAATCTTTGAAGACATCACTTATGGAGTGAAGTGTTTCCCCTTCGGTCGCAAATCCACCATAAAATGGTTTTAATTCTTCTTTCATATTTTCACTTACACTATACTTCCTATTTTTATTTAAATCTTTCATTAATCCCTGTACAACTGAAGAATCCTTCCCACTTATATCATATATGAATCTTTCAAGATTACTGGATATGAGTATATCCATAGAAGGAGATATAGTTACTATAAATTCTCTCTCAGCATCATAAATTCCACTTTTTAAAAAGTCATATAATACTTTATTATCATTTGAAGCACATAAAAGCTTATTTATAGGTAGGCCCATTTTTTTTGCATAATAAGCTGCAAGTATATTTCCAAAATTACCTGTAGGAACTACAAAATTTATTTTTTCTCCTAATTTTATTTGCCCTTTCCTTAAAAGTTCCATATATCCATGAAAATAATATACTACTTGAGGTATAAGTCTTCCTATATTTATGGAATTGGCAGAAGAAAACATATAAGACTTTTCATCCAATTCTTTTTTTAATTCTTCATCATTAAAAATTTTCTTAACTTCAGTCTGGGCATCATCAAAATTTCCCTTTATTCCTATAACTTTAGTATTTTTGCCTACCTGGGTAACCATCTGTCTTTTTTGTATATCACTTACCCCTTTTTCAGGGAAAAATACTACTATTCTTGTATCCTCTACATCTGCAAAGCCTTCTAGTGCTGCCTTTCCTGTATCTCCAGAAGTTGCTGTAAGTATAACTATCTTTTTATGTAAATTTTGTTTTTTTGCAGCAGTCTGCATTAGATGTGGTAGAAGACACAATGCCATGTCTTTAAAAGCTAAAGTTGGTCCATGAAACAACTCTAAATAAAACACATCCCCAACCTTCTTTAGTGGCACTATTTCATCTGATTCAAATTTATTGTCATAAGCTAGGTCTATGCACTTCTTCAACTCATCTTCAGTAAAATCGGTGAAAAACTTTCCGATTATGCATAAAGCTAATTCCTTATAAGTCATATTTTTGAATTTTTGTAATTCTTCTTCATTCACAGAAGGTATGCTGTCTGGAACAAACAATCCACCATCTTCTGATATTCCTTTTAGTATAGCTTGAGATGCAGTATAGTTTCCATTTAATCCTCTAGTACTGTTATAATGAATTTCTTTCAAGTGTATCTCTCCCTTTTCTATAATTTTTACTAAAATATTTATACCTATATAATAACATACGAAATATAACTTGAAAATTACAGTTATATTAATTTATAAATTTATAATAATTCTACATATCCTTTACATATCAAATTTCCCCCTTTTAACTCCGCATAATAAAGTTATAATATATTTATAGGAGTTAAAAACAAAGCTTCTTCGCAAGTTAAGAATTAATAATGAAAAATTAATAGTGAAAGACGATTTTTAGCTATCGCAAAAAATCTTTAATTTATATAAATCAGCAATGTTTCGCTTTAGCGAAACAAGTGATGAAAAGCTTAATCAAAGATTTTTTATAGTGTAACGGAAAAAAATCCACATTAACTATTAATTCTTCATTCTTAACTATTAATTTAAAAAATTACGTCGCAATATTTTTATATTAAGTCAAAATTTCGTATGTACAAAAGTTGACTTAATTATATTTTATAAATCTAGGGAACCTAAAGAAAGGAGATAATCATATTGGGAATTTATTTAGACAATGCTGCTACATCTTACCCCAAACCATCTATAGTTATAGACAAAATTTCAGATTTTATGAAGAACATAGGAGCCACTGCAGGAAGAGGGGCTTACAAATCAGCTATTGAAGCTGATAGACTTGTATTTAACTGCAGAGATAATATATGTAAGTTATTTAACGGTAAAGACCCATCTAACATAATCTTTACTTACAACATAACAGATTCACTTAATCTAATAATAAACGGAGTTTTAAATCAAGGAGATCATGTTATCACAAGTAGCTTGGAGCATAATTCTGTATGGAGACCTTTAAAAACTCTTGAACGGGACAGAAGTATAGAAATATCTACTCTTCCCTGCACAAATGAAGGAATATCAAAAGCCTGTGACATAGAAAAATTAATAAAAAAAAACACTAAGCTAATTGTATTCACTCATGCTTCTAACGTGCTTGGAACTATTCAACCTATAAGGGAAATAGGAGCTATAGCCAGGAAACATAAAATTCTATTTTTAGTAGACAGCGCCCAGACAGCCGGAGCTTACCCTATAGATGTACAAAAAGACAACATAGATATTCTTGCCTTCACAGGTCATAAAAGTCTTTTGGGACCTACTGGTACAGGAGGGCTTTTAATAAATTGTGACACTAATTGTATAAGGTCATTAAAATCTGGAGGAACCGGTGAAGATTCGAAAAATCCATACCAACCTGATTATTATCCTAATAAATTAGAAGCAGGAACCTTAAATGTAGCTGGAATAGTTGGTTTAGGAGAAGGAATTAGATACATATATGATCTAGGAGTACAAAAAATAAGAGATAAAGAAAATGAAATAATTGAATATGCCCTTAAGAGATTAGAGGAAGTTCCAGGAATCCATATATATGGTCCAAAAGATGCGAAAAAAATAGTAGGTGTCATTTCGTTTAATATAGAGAATATGTCTGGTGAAGATATTGCTTTTAAGCTGGATAAGGAATATGACATAATGATAAGAGTTGGATTTCATTGTGCTCCAACAGCCCACAGGATAATGGGAACTTATGAAATTGGTGCTATGAGAATAGGTATTGGATATTTTAATGAAAAGCAAGATATAGATGCATTAGTAAATGCTTTAAAAAATATAGTTTCTGAAAAATAAAAAAGCCCCCTTTTTAATTTGTTTATATGTAAAAAGGGGGGCTTCCCATTTATCCGATGACTACCTGCTCTAATACTTCCACGCACTCTGTGAAAGCGACTATCACCAAATCAAAGATTTGGGATATCTGCTTTTCTCCAAGTATGAGTAAAAAGCAGCTATATCCCTGGATAACGAATTTCCCTAAAGGATAACGTCTTCTAAGTGCTGAAGCACTAAGAATCCTGTTAATAAGCATCATGTGGAGTCAAAACTCCATCTGATGCTTAGAACTCTGTTTATTTATTTACTTTAACATTTTTATTATCTATATCCACCGCGTTTTTTCTTAAAGAAGATATTATTTTAAACACAATCATTATAAGTGCAACTCCCGCCACTGCTGAAATAATATAACCTACAACATCATTCATTCCTTTTACAGAATAGTCCGCTGCAATAGCATTAAAGTGTATGCCATTTTGAAATCCTTTAGGTATGTACCCTATAAGTGACTTCATACCTTCTGAATCCCATTCACCCCACGCGTCTCCAGCTGCTAAAAGTCCTAGAGGACATAAAACTATTAAAATTGCCAAAAGTCCATAAAGTGGTTTTTTATTTCCAATTTTGTCTTCATATACAACATCTGGTGACATTTTCTTCACATAAGCGTATACTGCTGCAGTTATTGCCCCCTCAAGTATACCTACTAAAAGATGAGTTCCTACCATTGCTGGTACAGCCACATTTAAACCATAAGGACAATAAAGTGCCTTTCCAGCTGCATCTGTAAATAATAAAGGCTGTAGGCCAAATTCAATGGATGCCATAAAAGATGCCGCCACAATTCCTACATATCCACCTATAAAAGCTGCAATATATTCTCCTTTAGGGCTCTTTACTCTATTTTTTATAATACTATATATGGTATACCCTACAAAAGGCATTATAAAAGCCATGTTAAAAGTATTAGCTCCAAATGCAAGTATTCCTCCATCTCCGAAGAAAAGTGCCTGTATAAGTAGTGCTATAGTAACTGCAATAGTTGCTGCATAAGGTCCAAGTAAAATTGCTATCAAAGTTGCCCCTACTGCATGAGCTGTTGTTCCTCCTGGTATAGGTACATTAAACATCATTATAAGAAAAGAAAATGCTCCGCAAACACCAAGCATAGGCATTTTCTTGGGACTTATTTCACTTTTTACCTTTTTTACGGCCTTTGCCCAAACTGGCAGCATTACCACTGCCATAACAGCACAGGTTGATGGACTTAAATAATTATCTGGAATATGCATAATAAAGACCTCCTAGAATTTTAAAAAAAATATACGAATTTATCTTTCTCTTATATATCTAGCAATTTATATGCCAATTTTCTATATATTTTTAATAATTTTTCACAACCTTCTCAAATAGATGTTAATAGTGGGATAAGCTTTAATATTTAGTTTTAATATTTTGTGCTAAGAAATTTTTCTAAGTCCATTGGTATCAAAATGATACCAAATTTATATCAAAATGAGATTATGTTTCAATTTTATCTCATTTCGATATAAGTAGAGTTTTTGGCATCAGATTAGCTTTCAATCATTTCTTCTGCATGATAGGAACTTCTTACTAGTGGGGAAGATGATACAAATTTAAAACCCAACTCTAAAGCTATTTCTTTATACTTTTTAAATAGATCAGGATGAACATACTCTACAACAGGATGATGTTTTGAAGAAGGTGGTAAGTACTGACCTATTGTAACAATGTCACAATCCGCCCTTCTTAAATCCTTTAATACTTCTATAATATCTTCTTCTTTTTCTCCAAGCCCCAACATAAATCCTGATTTTGTTAAAATTGAGTTATCCATAATCTTAACTCTTTTTAAAAGTTCCAGTGAACGCTTGTAAACTGCCATTGGTCTTACTTCTTTATATAGAGCAGGTGTAGTCTCTACATTGTGATTTATTACATTAGGTTTTGAATCCACTACCTTTTTAAGTGCAGTTTCATTTCCTTTAAAATCCGGTATTAAAACTTCTACTGTTATATTTTTATTAAGCTTTCTTATTTCTTCTACAACATTAGCAAAATGAGAAGCTCCTCCATCTTCTAAATCATCTCTTGTAACAGAAGTTATTACCGCATATTTCAATTCTAGTTTATCCACTGCTTGTGCCACATTAAAAGGTTCTTTTTTATCAACTTTTTCAGGTTTGCCTTTAGTTACATTACAAAAAGTACAATTTCTAGTACAATTTTTCCCAAGTATCATAAAAGTTGCCCTGCTTTTATTAAAACATTCCATTCTATTAGGACAATTTGCCTCACCACATACAGTATTTAAAGAATATTTTTTAAGTATATCCTTTACATCCTGGGAAACTTGTCCGCCTCTTATTTTTATTTTTAACCACTCAGGTTTTCTCTTATACATAAAATACAATCCCTC contains:
- a CDS encoding amino acid ABC transporter permease, translating into MSDIMDITGFILSGSLITIQLFFITAIFSIPLGCLVALGKISKIKPIKAVLSLYTWAFRGTPLLLQLFFTYFGLPVIGIRLSPLAAASIAFTINYAAYLAEIFRSGIESIDKGQFEASKVLGMNYCQTMIKIIIPQAIRNVIPPVCNESINLIKDSALVATIGVGDLLRAAKEVVTRDFTITPFIIAAILYLILTSVLVMAFRKLEKKYSIN
- the addA gene encoding helicase-exonuclease AddAB subunit AddA, with amino-acid sequence MNFSKVVHMDTNWTESQREAIFTPKCNLLVSAGAGTGKTAVLVERIIQEITSIDEDVDIDKLLVVTFTNAAASEMKERIAEAISKLLESNYGSKNLQKQLTLLNQANIITIHAFCLKVIKSNFHLIDLDPNFRICDSTEAVLLKQDVLEELFDEKYDIENTEFLKLVDGFKSKNDIKLKDMVLSLYEFSKSNPWPEKWLRQAVENFNVKENFDFGHTHWAKIIMHSLEVEVKGCKNRIERELTIIQRIEGLEHYADTFKKDYENIKELLLLNSWEELKEKFLQLSFDKLSTKRVKDEVKEVKERAKNVRDEVKKKLNSIKEDIFLGSDNMYKNMQEVYPMMKCLVSLVIEFDKNYSLKKRERGILDFSDIEHFCLEILTDRDEEGNIVPSEAALEYRRYFEEIFIDEYQDSNEVQEVIMNMISRKSKDSNLFMVGDVKQSIYRFRQSKPELFLQKYNSYSEKKTAENRKIKLSENFRSRKEIIEGTNYLFKQIMCREVGELDYTDEESLKSSADYENSSGNYSRDIEVNIIDKKEESEEIQENEEVLDNVQVEARLVAEKISELINGKEEVEPLKVYDKNTKSYRNVMYKDIVILMRATQNWAPIFVEELNSLEVPVFADISAGYFENIEVKTIISVLEIIDNPLQDIPLVAVLRSPIESFSPEELIDLRMVDRKMHFYDILKIISENDPESDISLKYVENGLKYKVSEFLKRLNNWRKKVKYMPIDEFIWHLYTETGYYGFIGAMPGGIQRQANLRMLFERAKQYEKSSYKGLFNFINFMNKLKNSSGDLGSAKILGENEDVVRIMSVHKSKGLEFPVVILSGTGKKFNLMDMSKGVLFHEKLGLGPDYVNVKRHICYPTVMKQVLRKKLKVETLSEEMRILYVAFTRAKEKLIITGMVNNIEKTTQKWCECASYKGNKLPEYSLISARNFLDWIGAALAKHPCGKSIREISKIEDNLNLVIGDSSRWKINIYKKDDFKTVSQEKEDVDILGKIEELNLTEYDGQYMDKVDRRLNWKYKYEEACKIPAKFSVSELKRRFDLNDIEDSANLVELVQLKKPLFLREKKGMTAAERGTLLHLILQHIDIKKVNSYDEIKEQVGKLVQREFIREEEVKSIPLGKILKFFNSEIGSRMKEAENIYRETPFYMEIESNELYKELPDKIYKDEKIIIQGIIDCYFEENGELVLIDYKTDYVDDIDDIKDKYKNQIYYYARALEKLTGKKVKNKYLYLFFNNSLVEM
- a CDS encoding methyl-accepting chemotaxis protein, whose amino-acid sequence is MNFLQKLNVKSRLIISFIIISMFIFIVGMVGTSSIKLINTKGQDMYDKNFKSIYLLTDTKQNLTKMSADLTKLVYETNANEKSSAISDMKKAKNTINQHMQEYNKLSLTSSEKKEWSSVQNQVKQYMSVTEIATNFAVNSDYTHAKSGVEKMSTLETNTFKSVDSLIKSTVETSRITNVNNNNVSNYVNILSIALSLIGFILSILIGLFTAKYINDPLSRIVTLGKNLCNYDLSHVYNVKRKDEFGQAINELDKAQRNVKDLILKITNNSEEIGASSEELSASVQEITAKFESIENDTKNILNELEENSASCEEISASVQEVDSSVNELAKNADDSSKASINSKNKAANFKKHINDSLIEINNIYHEKQENIIRAIEDGKVVENINNMADTIAAIAEQTNLLALNAAIEAARAGEQGKGFVVVSEEVKKLAEQSSKAVANIKDTISKVQYAFRNLSNNSNDILDFVQSNIALEFKNFEEMSNEYYKDSEFISSISERVAAMSEQLSATTDQVSTAIQSMTENILKTSNNTDSIEKGTRESSIGINQISLTAQSQAEMAQNLNEIVQKFKL